In one Juglans regia cultivar Chandler chromosome 11, Walnut 2.0, whole genome shotgun sequence genomic region, the following are encoded:
- the LOC109019139 gene encoding putative inactive cadmium/zinc-transporting ATPase HMA3 isoform X1 yields MRTYSRTSEETMDSQEKSKTQKKFQKSYFDVLGLCCSSEVPLIVNILKPLDGVKEVSVIVPSRTVVVVHDNLLISQIQIVKALNQARLEANVKIYGKENYKKKWPSPFAVACGALLLLSFLKYAYQPLQWLAVGAVAVGIFPITLKGLVAIRNIRLDINILVLVAVMGTLALNDYLEAGTIVFLFTIAEWLESRASYKANAVMSSLMSMAPQKAVIAETGEEVDADEVKLSTVLAVKAGEVIPIDGIVVEGQCEVDEKTLTGESFPVAKQKESIVWAGTINLDGYISVKTTALAEECVVAKMAKLVEDAQNSKSSTQRIIDKCTKFYTPAILIISIGFAVVPAALKVKNRNHWFHLALVVLVSACPCSLILSTPVATFCALTKAATSGLLIKGGDYLETLAKIKVVAFDKTGTITRGEFVVTDFQSLRDDISLNTLLYWVSSIESKSSHPMAAALVDHARSLSVEPKPENVMEFQNFPGEGIHGKIDGDDIYIGNRKIALRAGCETVPALEGNMKEGKTIGYIYSGTSPVGIFCLSDACRSGVAEAIREMKLLGIKTAMLTGDRHAAAMHVQEQLDHRLEVVHAELLPEDKARIIKEFKEEGPTAMVGDGVNDAPALATADIGISMGISGSTLATETGQVILMSNDIRKIPEAIQLARKAQRKVILNIILSFTTKSAILALAFAGHPLVWAAVLADVGTCLLVILNSMLLLRGTQKPVRTSSKCHRAQHTHKHACNASNGDSSHHHHHHVHDTHHHCCSESKAQMVSQSQNLPSKKCEANCQSRPLNSNSCGNKKCADSAKSNVGSIDSDEVHEVKHCNHGSYNVSNHCLESRKLHNQGCSGPHNLDSCTEDKRSNPIGRKADYVESDGHRDARHCNHSTTLEGNQIVTNDDHCHSNNCGNNHVENHIDNGGEGKMEVSCCNHHEHQIPVHLDLSKQGKDHNAPVHTTIDIVPCTDNVESINSHALKKKETGGCCKGHSKKDTESVAMHASISLESREIGGCCKSYMKECCGKHGHLGASFGGGLSEIITD; encoded by the exons ATGCGTACATACAG CAGAACTTCGGAGGAAACTATGGATTCCCAGGAAAAAAGCAAGACACAGAAAAAGTTCCAGAAAAGCTACTTTGATGTGCTGGGTCTGTGCTGTTCTTCTGAGGTGCCTTTAATTGTGAACATTCTCAAGCCGCTCGATGGTGTCAAGGAGGTATCAGTGATCGTGCCATCAAGAACAGTCGTTGTCGTTCATGACAATCTCCTCATTTCCCAGATTCAAATTG TCAAGGCTCTAAACCAAGCAAGGCTGGAAGCAAACGTTAAAATATATGGGAAGGagaattacaagaaaaaatggCCAAGTCCATTTGCGGTTGCTTGTGGGGCATTGCTTTTGCTATCATTCTTGAAATATGCCTATCAACCACTCCAGTGGCTGGCTGTTGGAGCGGTAGCTGTAGGCATCTTTCCAATTACGTTGAAGGGGCTCGTGGCCATTCGGAATATTAGACTTGACATCAACATTCTCGTCCTCGTTGCAG tgATGGGGACCCTAGCTCTGAATGATTATTTGGAAGCCGGCACCATTGTCTTTCTCTTCACCATTGCTGAATGGCTCGAGTCAAGGGCAAGCTACAAG GCGAATGCAGTAATGTCGTCGTTGATGAGCATGGCTCCTCAGAAGGCAGTCATTGCAGAAACCGGAGAAGAAGTAGACGCAGATGAGGTGAAGTTGAGCACTGTTCTAGCTGTTAAGGCCGGTGAAGTTATACCCATTGACGGAATTGTTGTGGAAGGTCAATGTGAAGTCGATGAAAAAACTCTAACAGGAGAATCTTTCCCAGTTGCCAAACAAAAGGAATCTATTGTTTGGGCGGGTACCATCAATCTAGATG GTTATATTAGTGTCAAAACCACCGCTCTAGCTGAAGAATGTGTAGTGGCTAAAATGGCAAAGCTTGTAGAAGACGCTCAAAACAGCAAATCCAGTACTCAGAGAATCATTGATAAATGCACCAAGTTTTATACCCCAg CAATTCTGATAATATCAATTGGATTTGCGGTGGTACCAGCTgcattaaaagttaaaaatcgtAATCACTGGTTTCACTTGGCATTGGTTGTTCTGGTGAGTGCGTGTCCGTGCTCACTTATCCTGTCTACACCAGTTGCTACTTTCTGTGCGCTTACGAAGGCGGCAACGTCCGGACTTCTAATCAAAGGGGGTGACTATCTTGAAACTCTTGCCAAAATTAAGGTTGTCGCATTTGACAAAACTGGCACAATCACTAGAGGTGAATTTGTGGTCACCGACTTTCAATCTCTTCGTGATGATATCAGCTTGAACACATTGCTTTACTG GGTTTCAAGCATTGAGAGCAAGTCGAGTCATCCAATGGCAGCCGCACTCGTTGACCATGCAAGGTCACTTTCGGTCGAGCCAAAGCCTGAAAATGTGAtggaatttcaaaattttcctggAGAAGGCATTCATGGAAAAATTGATGGGGATGATATTTACATTGGAAACAGAAAAATTGCTCTGAGAGCTGGGTGTGAAACGG TCCCAGCCTTAGAAGGCAATATGAAGGAAGGAAAGACGATTGGGTACATATACTCCGGCACAAGCCCGGTAGGAATCTTTTGTCTCTCCGATGCTTGTCGATCTGGCGTGGCAGAGGCAATCAGGGAGATGAAGTTGTTGGGCATTAAAACTGCAATGCTTACCGGAGATAGGCATGCAGCAGCCATGCATGTACAAGAGCAG TTGGATCATCGTCTAGAGGTAGTTCATGCAGAGCTTCTACCTGAAGATAAGGCAAGGATTATCAAAGAATTCAAAGAGGAAGGACCAACAGCCATGGTCGGAGATGGTGTTAATGACGCCCCTGCATTGGCCACAGCGGATATTGGTATCTCGATGGGCATTTCAGGCTCCACTCTAGCAACTGAAACTGGGCAAGTGATTCTTATGTCAAATGACATTAGAAAGATACCAGAAGCCATCCAATTGGCAAGAAAAGCTCAGAGGAAAGTAATTCtgaatattattttgtcattCACTACAAAGTCTGCTATTCTAGCCTTGGCCTTTGCTGGCCATCCACTTGTTTGGGCAGCAGTTCTCGCTGATGTTGGGACATGCTTACTAGTCATCCTCAACAGTATGCTGCTTTTGCGAGGAACCCAGAAACCAGTAAGGACATCAAGCAAATGTCACCGTGCACAGCATACCCATAAACATGCGTGCAATGCCAGCAATGGCGACtcttctcatcatcatcatcatcatgtacatGATACCCATCACCATTGCTGCTCTGAAAGCAAAGCTCAAATGGTTTCTCAGTCTCAAAATCTTCCTTCCAAGAAGTGTGAAGCAAATTGTCAGTCTCGccctttaaattcaaactcgtGTGGAAATAAGAAGTGTGCGGACTCAGCTAAGAGTAATGTTGGATCTATAGACAGTGATGAAGTTCATGAGGTGAAGCACTGCAATCACGGAAGCTATAACGTGTCCAATCATTGTCTGGAGTCGCGCAAATTGCACAACCAAGGTTGTTCAGGCCCTCACAACCTGGACTCATGTACAGAAGATAAACGCTCAAATCCAATAGGAAGGAAAGCTGATTATGTAGAATCTGATGGTCATCGTGACGCAAGACACTGCAACCATTCTACTACTTTGGAAGGAAACCAAATAGTGACAAATGATGACCACTGCCACTCAAACAACTGTGGAAACAACCATGTTGAGAACCACATTGACAATGgaggagaaggaaaaatggaAGTGTCTTGTTGCAACCATCATGAGCATCAAATTCCAGTTCATCTTGACTTGTCCAAGCAAGGTAAAGATCACAATGCACCAGTTCACACCACCATCGATATTGTGCCATGTACTGACAACGTGGAATCAATCAATTCGCATGctttgaagaagaaagaaactggTGGGTGTTGCAAGGGCCATAGCAAGAAAGACACGGAATCAGTGGCTATGCATGCTTCTATCAGTTTGGAGAGCAGAGAAATTGGTGGTTGTTGCAAAAGCTACATGAAGGAATGTTGTGGCAAGCACGGACATCTTGGGGCCAGCTTTGGTGGAGGATTATCAGAAATCATCACTGACTAA
- the LOC109019139 gene encoding putative inactive cadmium/zinc-transporting ATPase HMA3 isoform X2 gives MRTYRTSEETMDSQEKSKTQKKFQKSYFDVLGLCCSSEVPLIVNILKPLDGVKEVSVIVPSRTVVVVHDNLLISQIQIVKALNQARLEANVKIYGKENYKKKWPSPFAVACGALLLLSFLKYAYQPLQWLAVGAVAVGIFPITLKGLVAIRNIRLDINILVLVAVMGTLALNDYLEAGTIVFLFTIAEWLESRASYKANAVMSSLMSMAPQKAVIAETGEEVDADEVKLSTVLAVKAGEVIPIDGIVVEGQCEVDEKTLTGESFPVAKQKESIVWAGTINLDGYISVKTTALAEECVVAKMAKLVEDAQNSKSSTQRIIDKCTKFYTPAILIISIGFAVVPAALKVKNRNHWFHLALVVLVSACPCSLILSTPVATFCALTKAATSGLLIKGGDYLETLAKIKVVAFDKTGTITRGEFVVTDFQSLRDDISLNTLLYWVSSIESKSSHPMAAALVDHARSLSVEPKPENVMEFQNFPGEGIHGKIDGDDIYIGNRKIALRAGCETVPALEGNMKEGKTIGYIYSGTSPVGIFCLSDACRSGVAEAIREMKLLGIKTAMLTGDRHAAAMHVQEQLDHRLEVVHAELLPEDKARIIKEFKEEGPTAMVGDGVNDAPALATADIGISMGISGSTLATETGQVILMSNDIRKIPEAIQLARKAQRKVILNIILSFTTKSAILALAFAGHPLVWAAVLADVGTCLLVILNSMLLLRGTQKPVRTSSKCHRAQHTHKHACNASNGDSSHHHHHHVHDTHHHCCSESKAQMVSQSQNLPSKKCEANCQSRPLNSNSCGNKKCADSAKSNVGSIDSDEVHEVKHCNHGSYNVSNHCLESRKLHNQGCSGPHNLDSCTEDKRSNPIGRKADYVESDGHRDARHCNHSTTLEGNQIVTNDDHCHSNNCGNNHVENHIDNGGEGKMEVSCCNHHEHQIPVHLDLSKQGKDHNAPVHTTIDIVPCTDNVESINSHALKKKETGGCCKGHSKKDTESVAMHASISLESREIGGCCKSYMKECCGKHGHLGASFGGGLSEIITD, from the exons ATGCGTACATACAG AACTTCGGAGGAAACTATGGATTCCCAGGAAAAAAGCAAGACACAGAAAAAGTTCCAGAAAAGCTACTTTGATGTGCTGGGTCTGTGCTGTTCTTCTGAGGTGCCTTTAATTGTGAACATTCTCAAGCCGCTCGATGGTGTCAAGGAGGTATCAGTGATCGTGCCATCAAGAACAGTCGTTGTCGTTCATGACAATCTCCTCATTTCCCAGATTCAAATTG TCAAGGCTCTAAACCAAGCAAGGCTGGAAGCAAACGTTAAAATATATGGGAAGGagaattacaagaaaaaatggCCAAGTCCATTTGCGGTTGCTTGTGGGGCATTGCTTTTGCTATCATTCTTGAAATATGCCTATCAACCACTCCAGTGGCTGGCTGTTGGAGCGGTAGCTGTAGGCATCTTTCCAATTACGTTGAAGGGGCTCGTGGCCATTCGGAATATTAGACTTGACATCAACATTCTCGTCCTCGTTGCAG tgATGGGGACCCTAGCTCTGAATGATTATTTGGAAGCCGGCACCATTGTCTTTCTCTTCACCATTGCTGAATGGCTCGAGTCAAGGGCAAGCTACAAG GCGAATGCAGTAATGTCGTCGTTGATGAGCATGGCTCCTCAGAAGGCAGTCATTGCAGAAACCGGAGAAGAAGTAGACGCAGATGAGGTGAAGTTGAGCACTGTTCTAGCTGTTAAGGCCGGTGAAGTTATACCCATTGACGGAATTGTTGTGGAAGGTCAATGTGAAGTCGATGAAAAAACTCTAACAGGAGAATCTTTCCCAGTTGCCAAACAAAAGGAATCTATTGTTTGGGCGGGTACCATCAATCTAGATG GTTATATTAGTGTCAAAACCACCGCTCTAGCTGAAGAATGTGTAGTGGCTAAAATGGCAAAGCTTGTAGAAGACGCTCAAAACAGCAAATCCAGTACTCAGAGAATCATTGATAAATGCACCAAGTTTTATACCCCAg CAATTCTGATAATATCAATTGGATTTGCGGTGGTACCAGCTgcattaaaagttaaaaatcgtAATCACTGGTTTCACTTGGCATTGGTTGTTCTGGTGAGTGCGTGTCCGTGCTCACTTATCCTGTCTACACCAGTTGCTACTTTCTGTGCGCTTACGAAGGCGGCAACGTCCGGACTTCTAATCAAAGGGGGTGACTATCTTGAAACTCTTGCCAAAATTAAGGTTGTCGCATTTGACAAAACTGGCACAATCACTAGAGGTGAATTTGTGGTCACCGACTTTCAATCTCTTCGTGATGATATCAGCTTGAACACATTGCTTTACTG GGTTTCAAGCATTGAGAGCAAGTCGAGTCATCCAATGGCAGCCGCACTCGTTGACCATGCAAGGTCACTTTCGGTCGAGCCAAAGCCTGAAAATGTGAtggaatttcaaaattttcctggAGAAGGCATTCATGGAAAAATTGATGGGGATGATATTTACATTGGAAACAGAAAAATTGCTCTGAGAGCTGGGTGTGAAACGG TCCCAGCCTTAGAAGGCAATATGAAGGAAGGAAAGACGATTGGGTACATATACTCCGGCACAAGCCCGGTAGGAATCTTTTGTCTCTCCGATGCTTGTCGATCTGGCGTGGCAGAGGCAATCAGGGAGATGAAGTTGTTGGGCATTAAAACTGCAATGCTTACCGGAGATAGGCATGCAGCAGCCATGCATGTACAAGAGCAG TTGGATCATCGTCTAGAGGTAGTTCATGCAGAGCTTCTACCTGAAGATAAGGCAAGGATTATCAAAGAATTCAAAGAGGAAGGACCAACAGCCATGGTCGGAGATGGTGTTAATGACGCCCCTGCATTGGCCACAGCGGATATTGGTATCTCGATGGGCATTTCAGGCTCCACTCTAGCAACTGAAACTGGGCAAGTGATTCTTATGTCAAATGACATTAGAAAGATACCAGAAGCCATCCAATTGGCAAGAAAAGCTCAGAGGAAAGTAATTCtgaatattattttgtcattCACTACAAAGTCTGCTATTCTAGCCTTGGCCTTTGCTGGCCATCCACTTGTTTGGGCAGCAGTTCTCGCTGATGTTGGGACATGCTTACTAGTCATCCTCAACAGTATGCTGCTTTTGCGAGGAACCCAGAAACCAGTAAGGACATCAAGCAAATGTCACCGTGCACAGCATACCCATAAACATGCGTGCAATGCCAGCAATGGCGACtcttctcatcatcatcatcatcatgtacatGATACCCATCACCATTGCTGCTCTGAAAGCAAAGCTCAAATGGTTTCTCAGTCTCAAAATCTTCCTTCCAAGAAGTGTGAAGCAAATTGTCAGTCTCGccctttaaattcaaactcgtGTGGAAATAAGAAGTGTGCGGACTCAGCTAAGAGTAATGTTGGATCTATAGACAGTGATGAAGTTCATGAGGTGAAGCACTGCAATCACGGAAGCTATAACGTGTCCAATCATTGTCTGGAGTCGCGCAAATTGCACAACCAAGGTTGTTCAGGCCCTCACAACCTGGACTCATGTACAGAAGATAAACGCTCAAATCCAATAGGAAGGAAAGCTGATTATGTAGAATCTGATGGTCATCGTGACGCAAGACACTGCAACCATTCTACTACTTTGGAAGGAAACCAAATAGTGACAAATGATGACCACTGCCACTCAAACAACTGTGGAAACAACCATGTTGAGAACCACATTGACAATGgaggagaaggaaaaatggaAGTGTCTTGTTGCAACCATCATGAGCATCAAATTCCAGTTCATCTTGACTTGTCCAAGCAAGGTAAAGATCACAATGCACCAGTTCACACCACCATCGATATTGTGCCATGTACTGACAACGTGGAATCAATCAATTCGCATGctttgaagaagaaagaaactggTGGGTGTTGCAAGGGCCATAGCAAGAAAGACACGGAATCAGTGGCTATGCATGCTTCTATCAGTTTGGAGAGCAGAGAAATTGGTGGTTGTTGCAAAAGCTACATGAAGGAATGTTGTGGCAAGCACGGACATCTTGGGGCCAGCTTTGGTGGAGGATTATCAGAAATCATCACTGACTAA
- the LOC109019139 gene encoding putative inactive cadmium/zinc-transporting ATPase HMA3 isoform X3, giving the protein MRTYSRTSEETMDSQEKSKTQKKFQKSYFDVLGLCCSSEVPLIVNILKPLDGVKEVSVIVPSRTVVVVHDNLLISQIQIVKALNQARLEANVKIYGKENYKKKWPSPFAVACGALLLLSFLKYAYQPLQWLAVGAVAVGIFPITLKGLVAIRNIRLDINILVLVAVMGTLALNDYLEAGTIVFLFTIAEWLESRASYKANAVMSSLMSMAPQKAVIAETGEEVDADEVKLSTVLAVKAGEVIPIDGIVVEGQCEVDEKTLTGESFPVAKQKESIVWAGTINLDGYISVKTTALAEECVVAKMAKLVEDAQNSKSSTQRIIDKCTKFYTPAILIISIGFAVVPAALKVKNRNHWFHLALVVLVSACPCSLILSTPVATFCALTKAATSGLLIKGGDYLETLAKIKVVAFDKTGTITRGEFVVTDFQSLRDDISLNTLLYWVSSIESKSSHPMAAALVDHARSLSVEPKPENVMEFQNFPGEGIHGKIDGDDIYIGNRKIALRAGCETALEGNMKEGKTIGYIYSGTSPVGIFCLSDACRSGVAEAIREMKLLGIKTAMLTGDRHAAAMHVQEQLDHRLEVVHAELLPEDKARIIKEFKEEGPTAMVGDGVNDAPALATADIGISMGISGSTLATETGQVILMSNDIRKIPEAIQLARKAQRKVILNIILSFTTKSAILALAFAGHPLVWAAVLADVGTCLLVILNSMLLLRGTQKPVRTSSKCHRAQHTHKHACNASNGDSSHHHHHHVHDTHHHCCSESKAQMVSQSQNLPSKKCEANCQSRPLNSNSCGNKKCADSAKSNVGSIDSDEVHEVKHCNHGSYNVSNHCLESRKLHNQGCSGPHNLDSCTEDKRSNPIGRKADYVESDGHRDARHCNHSTTLEGNQIVTNDDHCHSNNCGNNHVENHIDNGGEGKMEVSCCNHHEHQIPVHLDLSKQGKDHNAPVHTTIDIVPCTDNVESINSHALKKKETGGCCKGHSKKDTESVAMHASISLESREIGGCCKSYMKECCGKHGHLGASFGGGLSEIITD; this is encoded by the exons ATGCGTACATACAG CAGAACTTCGGAGGAAACTATGGATTCCCAGGAAAAAAGCAAGACACAGAAAAAGTTCCAGAAAAGCTACTTTGATGTGCTGGGTCTGTGCTGTTCTTCTGAGGTGCCTTTAATTGTGAACATTCTCAAGCCGCTCGATGGTGTCAAGGAGGTATCAGTGATCGTGCCATCAAGAACAGTCGTTGTCGTTCATGACAATCTCCTCATTTCCCAGATTCAAATTG TCAAGGCTCTAAACCAAGCAAGGCTGGAAGCAAACGTTAAAATATATGGGAAGGagaattacaagaaaaaatggCCAAGTCCATTTGCGGTTGCTTGTGGGGCATTGCTTTTGCTATCATTCTTGAAATATGCCTATCAACCACTCCAGTGGCTGGCTGTTGGAGCGGTAGCTGTAGGCATCTTTCCAATTACGTTGAAGGGGCTCGTGGCCATTCGGAATATTAGACTTGACATCAACATTCTCGTCCTCGTTGCAG tgATGGGGACCCTAGCTCTGAATGATTATTTGGAAGCCGGCACCATTGTCTTTCTCTTCACCATTGCTGAATGGCTCGAGTCAAGGGCAAGCTACAAG GCGAATGCAGTAATGTCGTCGTTGATGAGCATGGCTCCTCAGAAGGCAGTCATTGCAGAAACCGGAGAAGAAGTAGACGCAGATGAGGTGAAGTTGAGCACTGTTCTAGCTGTTAAGGCCGGTGAAGTTATACCCATTGACGGAATTGTTGTGGAAGGTCAATGTGAAGTCGATGAAAAAACTCTAACAGGAGAATCTTTCCCAGTTGCCAAACAAAAGGAATCTATTGTTTGGGCGGGTACCATCAATCTAGATG GTTATATTAGTGTCAAAACCACCGCTCTAGCTGAAGAATGTGTAGTGGCTAAAATGGCAAAGCTTGTAGAAGACGCTCAAAACAGCAAATCCAGTACTCAGAGAATCATTGATAAATGCACCAAGTTTTATACCCCAg CAATTCTGATAATATCAATTGGATTTGCGGTGGTACCAGCTgcattaaaagttaaaaatcgtAATCACTGGTTTCACTTGGCATTGGTTGTTCTGGTGAGTGCGTGTCCGTGCTCACTTATCCTGTCTACACCAGTTGCTACTTTCTGTGCGCTTACGAAGGCGGCAACGTCCGGACTTCTAATCAAAGGGGGTGACTATCTTGAAACTCTTGCCAAAATTAAGGTTGTCGCATTTGACAAAACTGGCACAATCACTAGAGGTGAATTTGTGGTCACCGACTTTCAATCTCTTCGTGATGATATCAGCTTGAACACATTGCTTTACTG GGTTTCAAGCATTGAGAGCAAGTCGAGTCATCCAATGGCAGCCGCACTCGTTGACCATGCAAGGTCACTTTCGGTCGAGCCAAAGCCTGAAAATGTGAtggaatttcaaaattttcctggAGAAGGCATTCATGGAAAAATTGATGGGGATGATATTTACATTGGAAACAGAAAAATTGCTCTGAGAGCTGGGTGTGAAACGG CCTTAGAAGGCAATATGAAGGAAGGAAAGACGATTGGGTACATATACTCCGGCACAAGCCCGGTAGGAATCTTTTGTCTCTCCGATGCTTGTCGATCTGGCGTGGCAGAGGCAATCAGGGAGATGAAGTTGTTGGGCATTAAAACTGCAATGCTTACCGGAGATAGGCATGCAGCAGCCATGCATGTACAAGAGCAG TTGGATCATCGTCTAGAGGTAGTTCATGCAGAGCTTCTACCTGAAGATAAGGCAAGGATTATCAAAGAATTCAAAGAGGAAGGACCAACAGCCATGGTCGGAGATGGTGTTAATGACGCCCCTGCATTGGCCACAGCGGATATTGGTATCTCGATGGGCATTTCAGGCTCCACTCTAGCAACTGAAACTGGGCAAGTGATTCTTATGTCAAATGACATTAGAAAGATACCAGAAGCCATCCAATTGGCAAGAAAAGCTCAGAGGAAAGTAATTCtgaatattattttgtcattCACTACAAAGTCTGCTATTCTAGCCTTGGCCTTTGCTGGCCATCCACTTGTTTGGGCAGCAGTTCTCGCTGATGTTGGGACATGCTTACTAGTCATCCTCAACAGTATGCTGCTTTTGCGAGGAACCCAGAAACCAGTAAGGACATCAAGCAAATGTCACCGTGCACAGCATACCCATAAACATGCGTGCAATGCCAGCAATGGCGACtcttctcatcatcatcatcatcatgtacatGATACCCATCACCATTGCTGCTCTGAAAGCAAAGCTCAAATGGTTTCTCAGTCTCAAAATCTTCCTTCCAAGAAGTGTGAAGCAAATTGTCAGTCTCGccctttaaattcaaactcgtGTGGAAATAAGAAGTGTGCGGACTCAGCTAAGAGTAATGTTGGATCTATAGACAGTGATGAAGTTCATGAGGTGAAGCACTGCAATCACGGAAGCTATAACGTGTCCAATCATTGTCTGGAGTCGCGCAAATTGCACAACCAAGGTTGTTCAGGCCCTCACAACCTGGACTCATGTACAGAAGATAAACGCTCAAATCCAATAGGAAGGAAAGCTGATTATGTAGAATCTGATGGTCATCGTGACGCAAGACACTGCAACCATTCTACTACTTTGGAAGGAAACCAAATAGTGACAAATGATGACCACTGCCACTCAAACAACTGTGGAAACAACCATGTTGAGAACCACATTGACAATGgaggagaaggaaaaatggaAGTGTCTTGTTGCAACCATCATGAGCATCAAATTCCAGTTCATCTTGACTTGTCCAAGCAAGGTAAAGATCACAATGCACCAGTTCACACCACCATCGATATTGTGCCATGTACTGACAACGTGGAATCAATCAATTCGCATGctttgaagaagaaagaaactggTGGGTGTTGCAAGGGCCATAGCAAGAAAGACACGGAATCAGTGGCTATGCATGCTTCTATCAGTTTGGAGAGCAGAGAAATTGGTGGTTGTTGCAAAAGCTACATGAAGGAATGTTGTGGCAAGCACGGACATCTTGGGGCCAGCTTTGGTGGAGGATTATCAGAAATCATCACTGACTAA